One genomic window of Sebastes umbrosus isolate fSebUmb1 chromosome 15, fSebUmb1.pri, whole genome shotgun sequence includes the following:
- the LOC119503985 gene encoding stathmin-like, with the protein MAALEDIQVKELDKRASGQAFEVILGAPAPDAKGEFPLSPPKKKDVSLEEIQRKLDAAEERRKNHEAEVLKHLAEKREHEKEVLQKAMEENNNFSKMAEEKLNQKMEANKENRTALMAAMNEKFKEKDKKLEEVRKNKETKDGTEED; encoded by the exons ATGGCAGCTCTCGAAG atatCCAAGTGAAGGAGCTCGACAAGCGTGCCTCTGGCCAAGCCTTTGAGGTCATCCTGGGTGCTCCTGCCCCAGATGCCAAGGGCGAATTCCCCCTGTCGCCTCCCAAGAAGAAGGATGTCTCGCTGGAGGAAATTCAAAGGAAGCTGGACGCTGCGGAGGAGAGACGCAag AACCATGAAGCCGAGGTTCTGAAGCACTTAGCTGAGAAGCGCGAGCATGAAAAGGAAGTGCTCCAGAAGGCTATGGAGGAGAACAACAACTTCAGTAAGATGGCAGAGGAGAAGCTCAATCAGAAGATGGAGGCCAACAAAGAGAACCGCACAGCACTTATGGCAGCtatgaatgagaaattcaagGAGAAG GACAAGAAGTTGGAAGAGGTGCGAAAGAACAAGGAAACCAAAGACGGCACTGAAGAAGACTAA